A single genomic interval of Osmerus eperlanus chromosome 14, fOsmEpe2.1, whole genome shotgun sequence harbors:
- the entpd2b gene encoding ectonucleoside triphosphate diphosphohydrolase 2, which translates to MALRIFQIIFPVALLLLGIVAILLLTIPTEDINEQPQFMYGIVLDAGSSHTAVYIYKWPSDKQNGTGVVTRHTECHVRGGGISSYAGQRGAAGLSLEGCLNQAVQDVPKNRHALTPVYLGATAGMRLLNISSPGQSEQILQEVGHKIQSYPFDYRGAAILSGREEGAYGWVTVNYLLENFIKYGFVGRWLSPGRATVGALDFGGASTQITFVTQEELEDKRDSMSLRLYGQEYSLYTHSFLCYGRDQVLTRILAHLFMSQGHPKTVDHPCYPEGYTLTLRPETMFDSPCTANQKPSSYNPQNAWLSVKGTGHYEQCVGNVSEIFSFHSCPYSQCSFDEVFQPNVSGSFMAFSAFFYIHVFLQQATGITVSTPDQLEQAARAVCNMSYSQMLAVVPEQESRLQDYCATSVFTQVLLLRGYGFDDQSFRGVSFQKEAGDTSVGWALGYMLSLSSLLPEESVGLRKALRPGAWAGIIFLLALLLAAALVYVLLQVCREEKKKNGSSNDAF; encoded by the exons tATGGGATAGTCCTTGATGCAGGCTCCTCCCACACTGCTGTGTACATCTACAAGTGGCCGTCAGACAAGCAGAACGGCACAGGTGTGGTCACTCGGCACACAGAGTGTCATGTCAGGG GCGGGGGGATCTCAAGCTATGCAGGACAGAGGGGTGCGGCAGGACTCAGTCTGGAGGGGTGCCTAAACCAGGCGGTGCAGGACGTCCCCAAAAACAGACATGCCCTCACGCCTGTGTACCTCGGAGCAACAGCAGGCATGAGACTCCTGAA CATCTCCAGCCCTGGCCAATCGGAGCAGATTCTGCAAGAAGTGGGTCACAAGATTCAGTCCTATCCTTTTGATTATCGAGGAGCGGCCATATTGAGCGGTCGAGAGGAAGGGGCGTATGGTTGGGTCACTGTCAACTACCTTTTGGAGAATTTTATCAAG TATGGTTTTGTGGGCCGCTGGCTGAGCCCGGGCAGGGCCACGGTGGGAGCGCTGGATTTCGGGGGGGCCTCCACCCAGATCACGTTTGTGACGCAGGAAGAGCTGGAGGACAAGAGGGACTCGATGAGTCTGCGTCTGTACGGGCAGGAGTactctctgtacacacacagcttcctctGCTACGGCCGCGACCAAGTGCTGACGAGAATACTGGCACACCTTTTCATG tctcagGGTCACCCCAAGACAGTGGACCACCCCTGCTACCCGGAAGGCTATACTCTGACCCTGAGGCCGGAGACGATGTTCGACTCTCCCTGCACTGCAAACCAAAAGCCCAGTTCCTACAACCCCCAGAATGCATGGCTGTCTGTCAAAGGCACTGGCCATTATGAGCAATGCGTGGGTAATGTGTCGGAGATCTTCTCCTTCCACAGTTGCCCCTACTCCCAGTGCTCTTTTGATGAAGTCTTCCAGCCCAATGTCAGTGGCAGCTTCATG GCGTTCTCGGCCTTCTTCTACATCCACGTGTTCCTCCAACAAGCCACAGGGATCACCGTCTCCACACCTGACCAGCTGGAGCAGGCAGCCAGGGCTGTCTGCAACATGAGTTACAGCCAG ATGTTGGCCGTGGTTCCAGAGCAGGAGTCTCGCTTGCAGGACTACTGCGCTACCTCTGTGTTCACCCAGGTGCTCCTGCTGAGGGGATACGGGTTCGATGACCAGTCCTTCCGAGGTGTTTCCTTCCAGAAAGAG GCAGGAGACACGTCGGTGGGCTGGGCCCTGGGCTACATGCTCAGCCTCAGCAGCCTGCTCCCAGAGGAGAGCGTGGGCCTCAGGAAGGCCCTGAGGCCCGGTGCCTGGGCAGGCATCATCTTCCTTCTGGCCCTCCTCCTGGCCGCGGCCCTGGTCTACGTCTTACTCCAAGTCTGccgagaggagaagaagaagaacggaAGCAGTAATGATGCCTTCTAg
- the phpt1 gene encoding 14 kDa phosphohistidine phosphatase translates to MCTQTRAAALMANIPQAEIDPTGVFKYVLIRVHSKEEGDDSSVDIVRGFAWAEYHADIYDKVSAELEKLGPLDCECVGGGRIKHDTQAKKIHVYGYSMGFGRANHSVSTEKLKVRYPEYEVTWDNEGY, encoded by the exons ATGTGTACTCAAACGAGAGCTGCGGCACTTATGGCTAACATTCCCCAGGCAGAAATCGATCCGACTGGTGTGTTCAAGTATGTTCTCATTCGAGTCCACAGTAAAGAAGAGGGCGACGACTCTAGTGTAGATATTGTGCGCGGATTTGCCTGGGCCGAGTATCACG CGGACATCTATGACAAAGTGTCAGCAGAGCTGGAAAAGTTAGGTCCTCTTGACTGTGAAtgtgttggaggagggaggataaaACATGATACACAGGCAAAGAAGATACATGTGTATGGCTATTCAATG GGTTTTGGGAGAGCGAACCATTCTGTGTCCACAGAAAAACTGAAGGTCCGCTACCCTGAATACGAGGTGACGTGGGACAATGAAGGATACTGA
- the mamdc4 gene encoding apical endosomal glycoprotein, which translates to MGSLHGVLTLLLLMTFHSKNGSQRDPCQSPEVQCDFVCDCNDCNDELDCGYRGREFVCDFEEPACCGWKDQSLEAGCSWERRQRGDALPDSGPSSDFTTGTASGWFMGVTSVQAGSPATAVLMSPVMRKSSPTCRLHLRYFLWDSGHTGLGAAPLWASLWREEAGQEAVVWRPEGTSVRGWREATVFLGRVPSTFQIRLHSRRDEGRRGDVAVDQLEFLDCALPQPPQEESCAAGMLQCKNLGCVAQRQVCDGTDDCGDRTDEENCGGYWSCDFEEDLCDWDLRSLSPLRWKRTNQMNISLSDPRQGPGRDHSNNTASGHFLYVTAPETGLKADWAAFQTPFLDPTNSTHPCKVVMYTHQFGPRAGGLSALVADREIYPVWERGGALGDLWVKGELEVVTNMTFKILFVAAIRDEEYGGIAVDSITMSPGCQISKGNNTAIRFPKPPPHPCTESDQICDFHVDCPGAQDEAKCGDFSYEGGSSGWTDNSIGGQGWQLKMYNATTKDQYLCVAQAPGQQLSEAQTRTPLLGPSGPACTLSFSFSLTGPPVHIGELSVRVIDSLLGEGPRLWEYAGKTGSEDEEGAWLKEEIHLGVWDHRFQLEFLARSKVLGPDVQIAVKDVRFVNCHPDYFQSSSTELSCNFDEGLCDWYQDHTDNFDWTVRSGMDHSTGIGKSLVVDMWSPSLRGLSGRLVSFPQPRNSQEHCLYFYYRLYGPDTGELNVKLHDAYGYEVLLWSRGGPHGNMWHEGHCPVAQQLTSFQLVFEAVRSGFDGQVALDDVVFYEHPCSMPRACSFEGRPCGFTSYGPASWRLQSGFSNSTGPKTDHTLETQMGYYVMADSDAEVLPQGAVSTLSSPLSWASYNPKCVNFWYHMGGKNPGSFSVYVKPVKGERVKIFSNIVSQGGVWRHGNGNISASDWQLEFEVEGAGGTQSHVALDDVILSNHPCHSQGGKCDLERDLCGWTNTQNTTLDKLDWELTSAEAESHYPTPPWDHTLGNKRGHFLFLPSSTRDTANHNAQLLSPHLPTTKGTCLHFWAHKPSSGDSYLKVLRLSGGQAQQLLEVREVTSVWKRFDINITSAEEYQIVFEGFKGTSGVFALDDIQYTVGFNCAGTATDPLPTHPPDNAGGIAASVIVLLLLVATLAGVLCYFLRAKKRAGSASQASCSDQGFSNYLYDQSLTDPTGGTRAGSGIFSVEGHRGQQP; encoded by the exons ATGGGCTCACTTCATGGAGTCTTAACTCTGCTTCTGCTGATGACCTTCCACAGTAAGAA TGGCTCTCAGAGAGACCCATGCCAGTCCCCAGAGGTGCagtgtgactttgtgtgtgaCTGCAATGACTGCAACGATGAACTAGACTGTG GCTACAGGGggagggagtttgtgtgtgacttCGAGGAGCCAGCGTGCTGTGGGTGGAAGGACCAGTCCCTGGAGGCAGGGTGCTcctgggagaggagacagaggggggatgCACTCCCAGACAGTGGACCCTCCTCAGACTTTACGACCGGGACGGCCTCAG GCTGGTTCATGGGCGTGACGTCGGTGCAGGCAGGTTCTCCTGCCACAGCGGTGCTGATGTCTCCCGTGATGAGGAAGTCCTCTCCCACATGTCGCCTTCATCTCAGATACTTCCTGTGGGACTCAG GCCACACAGGGCTTGGCGCCGCTCCACTGTGGGCCTCCCTGTGGCGAGAGGAGGCGGGGCAGGAGGCCGTGGTGTGGCGTCCGGAGGGGACCAGCGTGCGTGGCTGGAGGGAGGCCACCGTCTTCCTGGGCCGCgtcccctccaccttccagatCCGCCTCCACTCCCGTCGCGACGAGGGTCGCCGTGGAGACGTGGCCGTGGATCAGCTGGAGTTCCTGGATTGCGCCTTGCCAC AGCCCCCCCAGGAGGAGTCCTGTGCAGCAGGAATGCTGCAGTGTAAGAACCTGGGCTGTGTTGCACAGCGTCAGGTGTGTGACGGCACCGACGACTGCGGGGACAGAACTGACGAGGAGAACTGCG gTGGGTACTGGAGCTGTGACTTTGAGGAGGACCTTTGTGACTGGGACCTGAGGTCTTTGTCCCCTCTCAGATGGAAAAGGACCAATCAAATGAACATCTCCCTGTCCGACCCTCGTCAGGGCCCTGGGAGAGACCACtccaacaacactgcatcag GTCATTTCCTGTACGTCACCGCGCCTGAGACGGGGCTCAAAGCTGATTGGGCCGCCTTTCAAACCCCGTTCCTGGATCCGACCAATAGCACACATCCGTGTAAG GTGGTGATGTACACCCACCAGTTTGGGCCGCGGGCCGGGGGCCTGTCTGCGCTGGTGGCTGACCGGGAGATCTACccggtgtgggagagagggggcgcgCTGGGGGACCTGTGGGTGaagggagagctggaggtcgTCACCAATATGACCTTCAAG ATTCTCTTTGTTGCTGCCATCAGGGACGAGGAATATGGAGGGATCGCCGTGGACAGCATCACCATGTCCCCGGGATGTCAAATCTCTAAAG GAAATAACACAGCGATAAGGTTTCCCAAACCACCCCCACATCCCTGCACAGAGAGTGACCAGATCTGTGACTTTCATGTTGACTGTCCAGGGGCACAGGATGAGGCCAAGTGTG GTGATTTCTCCTATGAGGGGGGTAGTTCTGGCTGGACTGACAACAGCATTGGTGGACAGGGCTGGCAGCTGAAGATGTACAATGCTACCACCAAAG accagtatctgtgtgtgGCCCAGGCCCCGGGCCAGCAGCTGAGTGAAGCCCAGACACGGACTCCTCTCCTGGGGCCCTCGGGGCCCGCCTGCACCCtcagcttctccttctccctcaccggGCCGCCCGTCCACATAG gtgagcTGTCCGTCAGGGTGATTGACagcctgctgggggaggggcccaGGCTGTGGGAGTACGCTGGGAAGACAGGgtcggaggacgaggagggggcgTGGCTGAAGGAGGAGATACACCTGGGGGTCTGGGATCACCGCTTCCAG TTGGAGTTCCTGGCCCGTTCGAAGGTGCTCGGCCCGGACGTTCAGATAGCTGTGAAAGATGTCCGCTTTGTCAACTGTCACCCTGACTACTTCCAGTCCTCATCCACGG AGCTGTCGTGTAATTTTGATGAGGGACTGTGCGACTGGTACCAGGATCACACAGACAACTTTGACTGGACGGTTCGGTCAGGGATGGATCACTCTACTGGCATTG gtaaaAGCTTGGTTGTAGATATGTGGAGTCCCTCTCTACGAGGTTTGTCTGGTCGGCTGGTTTCTTTCCCTCAGCCACGAAACTCCCAGGAACACTGCCTCTACTTCTACTACAGACTCTATGGACCGGACACAG GTGAGCTGAACGTGAAGCTACATGATGCTTACGGCTACGAGGTTCTGCTGTGGAGCAGAGGCGGTCCCCATGGTAACATGTGGCACGAGGGCCACTGCCCAGTTGCCCAGCAACTAACTTCCTTCCAG ctggtGTTCGAGGCAGTGCGCTCAGGATTCGACGGGCAGGTGGCGTTAGACGATGTGGTGTTTTACGAGCATCCATGCTCCATGCCCAGGGCCTGCTCCTTCGAGGGCCGGCCGTGCGGCTTCACCAGCTACGGCCCCGCCAGCTGGCGCCTCCAGAGCGGATTCTCCAACAGCACCGGGCCCAAAACAGACCACACGCTGGAGACACagatgg GGTACTACGTGATGGCAGACAGTGATGCAGAGGTCCTCCCACAAGGGGCTGTGTCCACCCTGAGCTCCCCCCTGAGCTGGGCCAGTTACAACCCCAAGTGTGTCAACTTCTGGTATCACATGGGAGGAAAGAACCCAG GGTCGTTCTCCGTGTACGTGAagccagtgaagggagagagagtgaagatcTTTTCCAACATCGTGAGCCAGGGAGGCGTCTGGCGTCACGGCAACGGCAACATCAGCGCTTCTGACTGGCAG CTGGAGTTCGAGGtggaaggagcaggagggacACAAAGCCATGTGGCCCTGGATGACGTCATCCTGTCGAACCACCCCTGCCACTCACAAG GTGGTAAGTGTGACCTGGAGCGAGATCTGTGTGGCTGGACCAACACCCAGAACACCACGCTGGACAAGCTGGACTGGGAGCTCACCAGTGCTGAGGCAGAGTCCcactaccccacccctccctgggACCACACGCTGGGGAATAAGAGAg gccacttcctgttccttccCAGCAGCACCAGGGACACAGCCAATCACAACGCTCAGCTGCTGAGTCCACACCTGCCCACCACCAAAGGCACCTGCCTGCACTTCTGGGCTCACAAGCCCTCCTCcg gtgacagTTATCTGAAGGTGTTGAGGTTGTCCGGTGGCCAGGCACAGCAGCTGCTGGAGGTCAGGGAAGTGACCTCTGTGTGGAAACGCTTCGACATCAACATCACCTCTGCTGAGGAGTACCAG atcGTGTTTGAGGGATTCAAAGGCACATCAGGAGTGTTTGCTCTGGATGACATCCAGTACACTGTAGGATTCAACTGTGCAGGCACAGCCACCGACCCACTGC ccacacacccacCAGACAATGCAGGCGGCATTGCGGCCTCCGTCATTGTGCTCCTGCTGCTGGTCGCCACCCTGGCTGGGGTGTTGTGCTACTTCCTGCGTGCGAAGAAGAGAGCGGGAAGTGCTTCTCAAGCTTCCTGTTCTGACCAGGGCTTCAGCAATTACTTGTATGATCAAAGTCTCACA GACCCAACAGGTGGGACCAGGGCCGGCTCCGGAATATTTTCAGTGGAGGGGCACAGGGGGCAGCAGCCGTGA
- the LOC134034355 gene encoding glutamine synthetase-like: MASVSVSSGLNKTLRQHYMSLPQRGLCQVTYVWVDGSGEGLRNKTRTLDREPQGLEDIPEWNFDGSSTSQAKGSNSDMYLIPVRIFRDPFTLDPNKLVLCEVLQHTRLPAETNLRSDCNKVMEKVKEHIPWFGMEQEYTFLGTDGRPYSWPSNGFPAPQGPYYCSVGADCAYGRDIVECHYKACLYAGVKICGTNAEVMPSQWEFQVGPCEGIEMGDHLWMSRFLLHRVSEDFGVVASLDPKPMTGDWNGAGCHTNVSTKDMRAEGGLQYIEQAIEKLSTRHAEHIKVYDPHNGQDNMRRLTGLHETSGIHDFSAGVANRGASVRIPRQVGQEGRGYFEDRRPAANCDPYAVTAAIARTCLQDEEEDEI; the protein is encoded by the exons ATGGCGTCTGTGTCAGTCAGCTCTGGTCTGAACAAGACCCTGCGGCAGCACTACATGTCTCTCCCTCAGAGGGGCTTGTGTCAGGTCACCTACGTCTGGGTCGACggctctggggaggggctgCGTAACAAGACTCGAACCCTGGACAGAGAACCCCAAGGATTGGAGG ACATTCCGGAATGGAACTTTGACGGTTCCAGCACCTCACAGGCCAAAGGTTCTAACAGTGACATGTACCTGATCCCAGTGCGTATATTCAGGGACCCTTTCACACTCGACCCCAACAAACTGGTTCTGTGTGAGGTGCTTCAACACACCCGCCTCCCTGCAG AGACTAACCTGCGCTCAGACTGTAACAAGGTGATGGAGAAGGTGAAGGAGCACATTCCCTGGTTTGGAATGGAGCAAGAGTACACTTTCCTGGGGACAGATGGACGCCCCTATAGCTGGCCCTCAAATGGATTCCCTGCTCCCCAAG GCCCGTACTACTGCAGCGTCGGTGCAGACTGTGCCTATGGCAGGGACATTGTGGAGTGCCACTACAAGGCATGTCTCTACGCTGGGGTCAAAATCTGTGGGACCAACGCAGAGGTTATGCCTTCCCAG TGGGAGTTCCAGGTGGGTCCCTGTGAGGGGATTGAGATGGGAGACCACCTGTGGATGTCCCGTTTCCTGCTCCACCGCGTGAGCGAAGACTTTGGAGTCGTGGCTTCGTTGGACCCCAAACCGATGACGGGTGACTGGAATGGGGCGGGTTGCCATACCAACGTCAGCACCAAAGACatgagggcagagggaggactGCA GTACATCGAGCAGGCCATAGAGAAGCTTAGCACTCGACACGCTGAGCACATCAAGGTGTACGACCCTCACAACGGCCAGGACAACATGAGGCGTCTCACCGGCCTCCACGAGACCTCCGGCATCCACGACTTCTCTGCCGGCGTGGCCAATCGTGGGGCGAGCGTCCGCATCCCTCGTCAGGTGGGTCAGGAGGGGCGGGGCTACTTTGAAGACCGCCGCCCCGCCGCCAACTGTGACCCGTACGCTGTGACGGCTGCTATCGCACGCACCTGCCTGcaggatgaagaggaagatgaaATATAA
- the LOC134034361 gene encoding glutamine synthetase-like, with amino-acid sequence MASVSVSSGLNKTLRQHYMSLPQRGLCQVTYVWVDGSGEGLRNKTRTLDREPQGLEDIPEWSIFFLTEKEDRSNGEKYLIPVRIFRDPFTLDPNKLVLCEVLQHTRLPAETNLRSDCNKVMEKVKEHIPWFGMEQEYTFLGTDGRPYSWPSNGFPAPQGPYSCSVGADCAYGRDIVECHYKACLYAGVKIFGTNAEAMPSQWEFQVGPCEGIEMGDHLWMSRFLLHRVSEDFGVVASLDPKPMTGDWNGAGCHTNVSTKDMRAEGGLQYIEQAIEKLSTRHAEHIKVYDPHNGQDNMRRLTGLHETSGIHDFSAGVANRGASVRIPRQVGQEGRGYFEDRRPAANCDPYAVTAAIARTCLLDEEGDEI; translated from the exons ATGGCGTCTGTGTCAGTCAGCTCTGGTCTGAACAAGACCCTGCGGCAGCACTACATGTCTCTCCCTCAGAGGGGCTTGTGTCAGGTCACCTACGTCTGGGTCGACggctctggggaggggctgCGCAACAAGACTCGAACCCTGGACAGAGAACCCCAAGGACTGGAGG ACATTCCGGAATGGAGCATTTTCTTTTTGACCGAGAAGGAGGACAGGTCCAACGGTGAGAAATACCTGATCCCAGTGCGTATATTCAGGGACCCTTTCACACTCGACCCCAACAAACTGGTTCTGTGTGAGGTGCTTCAACACACCCGCCTCCCTGCAG AGACTAACCTGCGCTCAGACTGTAACAAGGTGATGGAGAAGGTGAAGGAGCACATTCCCTGGTTTGGAATGGAGCAAGAGTACACTTTCCTGGGGACAGATGGACGCCCCTATAGCTGGCCCTCAAATGGATTCCCTGCTCCCCAAG GCCCATACTCCTGCAGCGTCGGTGCAGACTGTGCCTATGGCAGGGACATTGTGGAGTGCCACTACAAGGCATGTCTCTACGCTGGGGTCAAAATCTTTGGGACCAATGCAGAGGCCATGCCTTCACAG TGGGAGTTCCAGGTGGGTCCCTGTGAGGGGATTGAGATGGGAGACCACCTGTGGATGTCCCGTTTCCTGCTCCACCGCGTGAGTGAAGACTTTGGAGTCGTGGCTTCGTTGGACCCCAAACCGATGACGGGTGACTGGAATGGGGCGGGTTGCCATACCAACGTCAGCACCAAAGACatgagggcagagggaggactGCA GTACATCGAGCAGGCCATAGAGAAGCTTAGCACTCGACATGCTGAGCACATCAAGGTGTACGACCCTCACAACGGCCAGGACAACATGAGGCGTCTCACCGGCCTCCACGAGACCTCCGGCATCCACGACTTCTCTGCCGGCGTGGCCAATCGTGGGGCGAGCGTCCGCATCCCTCGTCAGGTGGGTCAGGAGGGGCGGGGCTACTTTGAAGACCGCCGCCCCGCCGCCAACTGTGACCCGTACGCTGTGACGGCTGCTATCGCACGCACCTGCCTGctggatgaagagggagatgaAATATAA